Within Erigeron canadensis isolate Cc75 unplaced genomic scaffold, C_canadensis_v1 Conyza_canadensis_unscaffolded:190, whole genome shotgun sequence, the genomic segment ATGTTAAAAGATTATAATAATGATAGCAACAGTAAGagtaaatataatatagttCATGGAACTCACATCTTCTAGTATTACATACCTTCGAAATTCATCAACTTCAGTGTAATTGAACAACACATATGAATGTGCTTTATCCAATATTTCAAGGTCTAGTACTTCTGCCACTGTAGCACCAATCGGTCGACCCGGCATAGAAAAGATAGGTATAACATCCTCATAACCACCGTCATCATAATTCCGGCTAGTTTTATTATGTATGGTATCGACATCACCAGATAAGTACAATGAACAAAATGACAAACATTCTTCAGCCAAATATCCTTCTGCAATAGAACCTCGGGCCTACTCTTGTTTCGCACGTAAGATTTCAATGTAGATAAATACCTGAGTAATCAaaaatattaagataagattcaATTCTATCCTTTTAAAAGGTATTTACAAAGATATCAATGCATACCTCTCGATTGGATACATCCAACGGTAATGAACTGGTCCTCCTAATTTGGCCTCTGAAGCAAGATGAACCGAAAGATGAACCATGACATCAAAGAATGATGGTGGAAATATCCTTTCTAAATCACAAAGAATTTTTCCAATCTCAATTTCCATTTGAACCAATTCATTTGGATTAAGAACCTTTGAGCATAATTGATTATAGTAACGACATAGCTTCATCACAGGATAACGCACGTGCTTAGGCAACACATTTCGCAAGGCAAGGGGAAGCAGCTGCTGCATCAAAATATGGctatcatgacttttaaggccAGATAGTTTTCGAGGTTTTCACTCTACGCATCTTGATATATTAGCTGCATAACCATCTGGAACTTTCACCTTTTTGAGCACACGACAAAATAtatctttctcttttttatcCATTGAGAAACAAGCAGGTGGAAGATACACTTTGTTGTTATTTTGAACTTTCGGATGAAGTTCAAGCCTAATACCCATTTCTTGTAAATCAAGGCGTGCTTTTACATGATCCTTGGTCTTTCTATCTTGATTCATTAGCGTTCAAATGATGTTGTCACAAACATTCTTCTCAATATGCATTACATCTAGATTATGGCGTAGCAAGTTATCTTTCCAGTATGGTAGCTCAAAAAAAATACTTCTTTTCTTCCAGTTAAATGGTAGATTTGGGTTGCTCTTCACAAGTTTTCCAAACTTAATTTCAAAACCATGTAGCTCATCAAGTACTTCTGACCCAGTTAAGCCACGTGGTTGTCTCTCTTGTTCTTCTGTGCCATCAAAAGACTTTTTATCTTTTCGGAAATAATGATCACATGACAAATATCGACGATGTCccataaaacaatattttttgcTATGAGTTAAGCGTTGTGCTTTTGTATGCCTATGGCAAGAAGGACATGAAAGTTCACCTTTGGTGCTCCAGCCTGATAAATTTGCATAAGCTGGAAAGTCACTTATCGTCCATAACAAAGATGCACGCATCTGAAAGTTACTGTTTTTTGATGCATCATAAGTCTCTACTCCATTAATATCCCACAACTCCTTTAACTCGGCCACTAACGGTTCCATATAGACATCTATGTTATTCCCAGGAGCAGATGGGCCAGGTATAAGTAAAGATAGAAAAAAGTAAGGTTGTTGCATACACATCCAAGGAGGAAGATTGTATGGCATCAAAACAACATGCCATGTACTATGAGAAACACTCATTGTTCTATAAGGGTTAAACCCATCAGTGGCTAAACCAAGCCTGACATTACGAGATTCACAGGCAAAATCAGGatacttaaaatcaaatgttttcCACGCTGGGGTATCTGCTGGATATCTCAAATAACCATCTTTCGTGCGACTCTCTTCGTGCCATCTCATGTAGGCAGCTGTTTTAGATGACATAAATAGCCTTTGCAATCGTGGTATGAGCGGAAAATAACGCAAGACCTTTGCTGCAATCTTCTTTTCAGAACTAGGTGTGGTTGACTCATCTTTAGAATCTTCACTTGTTTTATACCTTGACGTGTGACATGTATCgcattttgttttgttgatattTTCTTTCCAGTATAGCATACAATCGTTAGGacatgcatcaattttatcataacTAAGTCCCAACTCTCGTATGATTTTCCTTACCTCATACAATGACTTTGGTATGGAAGCATCGGGGAAGGCTTCCCTCACTGTATCAAGCATCAAGCTGAAACCCTTGTCACTACATTTCCCAACACACTTGCCATGATACAGTCTGATGATAAATGAAAGAACCGAGAACTTTTTACACCCTGGATATAGTTCTTTCTTTGCATCTTCCAACACTTCATAGAACTTTTTTGTAGTTGTGTTTGGCATAATCCGACCTTCATTTTGAGTTTCTATTTTACTTTCTAGTCTGTTCTCACCAAACCCGTGGAAGGCATCATGCACCAACCCTTGCATGTCATCTTCAGCATCTAACATAGGCGTATCACATGGTTTGGAATTCAAAGGGAAAATTGTATAACCTTTAATAAACCCTTCACATAGCAGATGTGTTCTAGCCTCCTCCCGATCTACCCATATTTGATTACCGCAATCAATGCATGGACATGATATCTGTCCATTTTTACCCTcgatataaaagatataatcaAGAAATTCGTCAAGACGTCTTTTATATTCAATGGTAGATCTTGGTAAAGAAATCCAACTCGTATCCATCCTAAATCTGGATTATTCAAATTACCAATTAATCACTATAAGGAACAAAAACTTTGAAAACAGTGGAAACTGTACTAGCAGCAAGAAATTCATTATTAACTAATCTAACCGAAGCTTTATCCAATAGCTACAACAGTGGAAACTGTACTAGCAGCAAGAGTTGCAACAGCGGCAGTATCTGCACTAGTAGTGCGGGCTGCCACAGCGGCAGTAACTGGACTAGTAATGAGCCGCTAAAGCTAGAAAATAATAACCTGATACATTCTTACTAATATCAAAACGACCCTACTCATGTAACATTAAAAATTGCAGCTTCTTGGACAAGTACATGATGACAACCCCTAAAACAACTAAAACAACATAAATCTGTAACTTTAATAACGACTAAAACTGCATTAATTCAACATAAAACTGTAACTTTAATAACGACTAAAACAACCCCTAAATCAACCAGCATGATGAAGtaacaaagttatttaatcATATCAGTGTTCTATAATTAATTCtataataaaccaacaaaaacaacaaaaccccTGAATCAAAACCCTTgaaaacaacaataattataataatccaTTACCTATTCGGTTCGAGATGtactaaaaaatcaaaaacccacAATCGGTGTTTTGATAATGATAGCAAAATCGGTGTTTTGATAATGATAGCAAAAACCCACATCGGTGTTTTGATTTGTAACCAAATCGGTGTTTTGTTGTTAAATAGAATTAGTGCCGTGAATTTCGAAGCGCCAAAATTTCATGAGGCGGCCTTGATAATGATAGATAAATACAGAAATACAGAATATATGAATTTAGGGGTGTATGTATTGATGGGTGATGACGTGGGATGTTTTGCAGTACTCATTTAACATATCAAATAGTCTACCTCAAGACATATTAATAACCAGCTAATTCTATATGGGCATATTAATATGGgcatattaataaaagtgttATAAAAACCTATTTTTGTTACTTAAGTTGCGACAGTCTAACGGTACTCATAACCTCAAAATAATAGTCTCTATACTTGGTTTACTAACCCGCATAATATACggataatttataaatatattatgagaaaattatttagatgatgaaaattaaaagatcatgtataaattattagagttttggaaagaaaataaaaacattttgtttaaaaaaataacatcataaaataataaaaataaaaatgaaataaattttaagaagaaaaatatttgtgacatcataaataaattaaataaaaaagaactaagctttaagaaattttttgaaagtaaCAAATAAGCAAGTTTATtaaatgatgatgtcacaacaatgttcttttatttagtataaagATTGTTTTGGAATGTTAATTTAGGGGTATATGTATTGATGGGTGATGACGTGTGAATATTGATTTGTGAATAAGGTGTGCTCGTTGACTAATTACAATTCAATCATGTATtatactttaattttaattaattaaaactttttaaaaaacactAAATGCAGTCTTCGTTTTAATAttaaactagattttacacCCGTGTCTAACATTGAACACGGgacttacgacattatcaatattaagtCTTCATACATTCAACCATAAAGCTTGTAacttcaaagttgaagataaacgtaaaaactaattgttaagttcaaatgataagaatgttagCAAACAAAAAGCAAATCAATGTAATAAATGGACGTTAGAAGTATATATTTTCTCggtatattttattattagatataCACTATGCAATAAAGTATTGCTGTTTTGATATCGGGTTAACGTGTATttgttgatgaaaaataaaagtaaaaattaatttacacatgtgttaATTTAATACATTTATACAAATCAAGAGTTGTGATTCGTTAATATTTATTAGGTCAATTGTTTTTTAGtgtatattatgattatgatgattaagattaagatgaaattaaaattttattatataattatatagttttttcaaaCAATTATATAGTGTTCTAGTCAATTACACTGAGCAGATTCTTTCTTTCCCTACCATAAATTTAGTGTTTTAGTCAATTTAGTATCTCAAAAtcgagttataatatatcaataatagaAATTATAATACATGTGTTAGATTAACTAGTGAAACAATATAATAGATTATTAGTATTAGATTATTCACATCAAAGTAATGGGATTAAGacctccttttttcttttctttttttgtcatTAAGTGTCAGATGTATAAATAATGtgtgtatgtattaagtaaaaaatagataattgatggttatttatcttataactaaaagagaaggttGGGGGTAGATTTGACATGGTAAAATAGAGTGAAGGCCCGATTAGGAGAAATATTTATAAGTTGtcatttacatcattttttttttgtttttttgaccaTAACAAAATCAGAACAACAAATGGTTCTAAACTTCCAactaatggttctaaattattttattaaaaaaaaattaaaaaaactgatGTGTGCTTGTAAGGGCGGGTACTAGGGCTGTCAATGGGTTCGAGTTAGGGCTGGCGGGTTGAAAAACTCagaccctaacccaacccattATAAGTTTCAAGTCAGAAACTTCAATCCTAACGACACATCAGTCACATACATGCATCAGTCATCAATATATATCACTCATCACTTATATCATCAATATATCATCACTCATATATTATTACGTTATCGGTATTCTCATATCATCACTACTCATATAATCActtatatacatgtatgtatgtgtgtggaTTAGTAGACTTGTCTGATGAATAGAATGATCTCATGAGGGTGCTAAGAAAGAATTCCACTAAAAACCACATTTGTTGTTAGTTTTCTCAAATTGTTGTTGCTTAGAGTGTTAAACATCCAATAACGATTAGGACCAACAATTACTATAAAAATAAACTTGCGCgctaataaataatttttgatcTAATAGGTGAGTTGACTATGTGTATCttttaaatccactatgtggacACCAGGGGTGAGTTTACCCAAGATACTAGGTTCGAGTTTtggggttctcatctcaaaggaattttttatgaaaaaggGTTGAGGTTTAAAAAATCTCCGGTTAAAATTAGCTTCAACACGTCCAAAtccaattcatttaaaaaaaataaaaatattaatgacaaataattttttataagcaTGTCAAGCACTGCCCAAATGATCTCCACCtaacacacatatatctacCCATTTATTCACCCATAAATCCGGCGATCTCCAAAAAAAAACGATCATGAAGAATCCTTTTGGCGCTAATGAATTTGGGAAAATCTGCCTAAATAATTCGTTTTACAATTCAGTTTTACAATTTTTACAAGTTCTTCCACAATTCAGTTTTCACTTGGTGGCTCGAACCATAAACAGGTATTGAAAActgatttttatgtatatattatgtatatatgatcttgtatatatgtatatattatgaatTGTGGGTTTTCCATTTGTTTGATGTACCTGATACAAACACACACAGAGCTGAATTGTGGCTCGaactattatttatttttatcattattattattattattcacacCAATTCTATATCAAAACACCAATTCTATATCATTGTTtgttgttttagggttttgatatATAATGTGTAAGGGAAAGGGATTTGATTCAGGGGTTAGGGTTTTGAAGCTTTGCTAGacggttatatatatgtatatctgcGGTATGGTGTTGGATTTAGTTTCACTGAATTCTATATGTAACTATGACGAGCGGATGAAAATATCGAATTAGTgaaatgttacatatatatgtgtttgtagTTTGTGGATAAATTATGGTTCATATGTATATTATGACCTGTTACTTTTTCAAAATTGTACTTTATCTCATATTTAAACTGTCATCAGAATTTTACAGATGTTAGATTGTGAATTGTGAATTGTGGCATAAGCTCATGTTAGATTCAGTGTAGAGGTTTCAGGATTTAAATGCGGCTCTAATTGTATGTGCAGTTTGCTTTGTCCATCATTTTTGAAGAATTTTACAGATATGCTTGACCATATGAGAACAGATTCTTTATAAGGTTTATCAGGATTCTGATTacagagtatgtgtctgcatAAGCTCATGCTAGATTCGGTTTTGAGGTTTCAGATTTTAAATGCGGTTCTATTTGTATGCGTAGCCTGTTTTGTCTGCCATTTTTGAAGTTAAACCATGCATGATGTTATATGCAAATTCACCTTTATTTAAGAGTATAATCTATTAGAAGAAGGTCGTTAGTGTTCTGTTTTATGATGAACTAGACTGCTAAACACTGGAATTTTTGTAGTATGTGTCATGCTATTGTTAACTGCTTGAATTGTTGGATAAGAAAAAGGAACAGAATCATAGATTGTTAAAATCGTCGGGTTGTCTTGTCTGTCAAATAAGACATCTTAAGACCTAAGATTTTGATCATGAATGATCCAGTAATATATGGAAAGTAGGAAGGATCATTGTTGAAGTTATGTTATTCGTATCTGTTATTTTCGAATGATTGGGAAAATTATATCAGAGGTTCAGGATTATAAGCTTAAGATGATGTGTTTAAGTCATATATTACTTTTGCATGTATAACAGATTACTCATGTATAATAGATTACTCAAGAATGAGTAGATTATTATCTGATGCAAAGCAACATTCTGCATTTCTGTAACTATAAGTTGGACGGATTAGGTTGCCATACAGTATCGATTGTCGGTTTATTGTTGATGGCTATTTTTACTTGGTTGTAATGTTGTGTAAGTGATGGAGTTTGCGAGGTTAATTGAATTTTGCAATTTGGTATTGTTGAACCAATCTGATAGCTTGCTGAATGTTGCTGAATGGAAATAGCCGTGCGGCCCGTGCTTGTAGGCTTGCAAAGGGGTTTTCTGGTTGAAACGTGTTATTAGGAAAGCCATATAGATGGGTTCGCTTAGGAAGTTCTAGTGCCATCTACTTTGCAAGCCATCATGTCATGTTTAGTAATGTAGGTTTATAGGAAGTTTGTGTGTTTCATCttaacatttacttttattgCCTGTTGTTTTCGAGTAAAATTAAGTATCAACTACTCTTGAACATGTTCATTCGGCACTGTTTTCGTTTCAAATTGTTGGGTGTTCATTGTGTTGCATGAAATTACATGCGTCAACTTGTAGGTACAGTTATTGAATCGCTCCAAGGGCCTTAAGGCCTCAACTGATTCTAAACATTGGGATGTCAAATAGAATAAGCATCCCTGAAACAATATACTTCATAAATCTTAGCATTATCttagatgtatatgtgatgggATTTCTGGACTTGTATGCACGTTATGATTATTTATAGGTTTGGGATATCTGATAAGAATTTTTTTGTTGTGTACACCAGTAATGGAACATAAAAGTATGCAAAGCCATACAAATAAATATGAACAGGCTAAAAGGTTGAGGGTTCAAGACAACCAAAAGAGATTACAGGCTTTGGGACTGCAAAATATTGCTAAGTCTTTGACAAGTCTAATAGAAAGTGACaaagcaaagaaaaagaaaaagataccAATGGATAACAGTGAGAAAGATGGAGAGGATATGCCTAGTTCGGAGTTTGACGATGATGCTGAGCAAGATTACCAAGAAGAAGCTGCTACAAAAATTCCTAAAATGGTACTAATAACAAATCTTTTTAGGGTCTGCTGCTATAACtattacttattaagcaatcAACCATGTTGTcgcttttttcatatttaacattCACATCATAATTGAAAAATCATTAATCAGCTAACTTAATACTACCCGGGTATCTACCTGGGTGCTTAAGctagtatagataataaataatattttttatgtctCTGACAATTTGATTTATTACAGAAACAACATACAAAATACATTGCGCCAATGTCCATGAATAGATTTGCTAATTTAGCAAAGAAACGATGCATTGCTCCAAATGTCTCCCGTGTGCTAACATCTTCAGAATCTCACATGCAGAAGGGACAAGTAATTGATATAAGGAAGGGAATAAATAGTAATGTACAAGAATTTGACAATGGTGATAGGAGAATTGGTCAACTAATTGATACAAATCCTACTAAACAgaataaatcaaaagaaaaagttacCAAGGCTGAGTTGATCAAAAAGAATTTAGATCATTCTACTTTTGTCACGAGACACAGATCCAATGTAGCTAAGAGGAAGTTATTTGCAATTGACAATGATGATGAGTATGAGGAGCGTGACTTAAGATTTGAtggtatttattatttttttatttaaatatctaatatatgatatatgattagtAATAACTATAGGTACAGTTAGCTATTTTTGatgcttacttttttttttttttataataaagctGTTTTTGAAGCAAATGAAGCACAAGATGATGCTGAAGCCGATGACATTGAAGACATGGATGTGAATGACGTTTATGAAGAACAAGATAGttctgaagatgatgaagatgaagacatGGATGATTTACCAAATGAGAATGATTCAGAAAATGAGGACAATGAACTTGTTGACGAAGAGCTTGAAGTTCCAGAATATGAAGCTGAGCATGAAGAGCATGAAGTTCCAGAACCAGAAAATGAAGCCCAACATGAAGTTCAACAAGTAGGAAATGAAGCAGGTTTGTTCGATCTGCTTGATTACATTGTTGGCTTGTTCGTTAATTCAAATATTGTGTGATACATGACGAATATATAAGAAATTTATATTCAAACCAAGAAAATATACAGTCCAAATATATTGTATTAATTTCAAatatttagtatttttaatGTACAATGTTCACTTTTTGTAGTTCCGAATGTACGTAAAAGAGTGAGAGGACCAACACGTATGCCAAAAGTTTGGGCCCAACAAAAAGAGGAGAGAATTCCTATTTTAGTTAATGAACACGGACAACCTATTAATGACAAAAGTAGTAAACTGACCCATTTCATGGGAACCCTTTCAAGGAGTGGAAAGTATTGCCCGGTTCATAAACCATGGAATAAAGTTAAGGATGCTAAAAAACAAGCGTTGCTTGAACTCCTAAAGGTACATAATTAATAATCTTCTATATGTTAATGAATAAAGTATTAGTTTTCTCATGTGACCTGTTTCATTTTTAGACTAAATTTGATATTCCGGATGATCCTGTGATGGGCACATGAATATTGCAATCATTTGGGAGGAAGGTGAAGAATTGGAGGGCAAGACTTAAGGAAAACTTCCATGATCCGTCTTTGTCACTTCagcaacaaaagaaaaaaaggccGAAAAAAGTGCAAAAAAAACAATGGAAGAAACTTGTGAAATATTGGAATAAAGAAGAGACTAAGGTATTTGTTCAGACCTTTTTCCTAATTATTGGCATTTGTGTTACTTGTCTTAATTGGtctatactcgtatatgtttcATTAGCAAATCTGTCCTCAAATTATTGGCATTTGTGTTGTGTTATATCGAATCCAGATTGTTTGGTATATGTACTATTTACACATAGTCCATGTTGGAAATATGAATATAAGGAGGCCTAACGGCTGTCATCACTCACATCACCTGTAGATAAACTGCACCACTTTAAGGCTCATTGCCAATCTTGAATTTTAGCTCATGTAGTAATGAGCTGAAAGGGTTTGtagtgttatatattattagaatCCATGTTACTGTTTTAATGGCTTAAAGAGAGTGAATAAAgcttcatttttttatttagacaTTGGGATGATGGAGTATAATCTCTATATGCTAGGTTGGTAATGGTTTAATATCACGAACGCGTGAATAATCTAATTACATGGGATAATTACCTCGGTGAATCTCTGTGAAATCTTTCTTTTCATAAGACGAAGGTTCATACACTTGTTGGTGGTAATGTATTTGGTactatttttcaaataaaagagTAAATTTTATATACGAATAAAGAGTTATAAGAAAAATGATGGAAGTACCATCAGGGCTGTGAGCCTGTGACATACCCACAGCTGATGACTAAATAAGAAAACACATAAACATGAGCCACCACAACCACTAGGCTACATACTAGACACCTAGCAATAAACCAGCAAACCTATGTTCCATAAGCTCAAAGCTTCAATCGATTAAGTTGAGGCTTAAATCTTTAGTGACATGATCTTCAATCGGACAACTTCATATATCATCTGATTTGGCTAATTTGATGTATGTAAAGCATTTCAAGTATGTAAGCTACTCAGTTGAAAGTTTTTTCTGCCACTTTTGTAtagtaaaagtgtaaactaagaTGCGTAATCTGCTAGACCTAGGTTGAGTTATAATTACTTCAGAAATTATTTCTTATCAGTTAGATAGAGCTTCATTCTATTTattgtattgtttttattatcaATAGAGATTAGGAATTGTAATTAGGTTAGGAAACATTTCCATCAACAGTAGGTACAGATAGGGCTTTTAGCGTTGTAATCATGTTATGCTTAATTTACTATATTGATCTTGTATTTAGTTCGGAGTGTAGCTCTGGAAACTTGACTGCTATCAGAGAATTAGCATAATATAAAGTTTGTCTTTATCGTTTCATCTATCTGTTTTATCTTCAGTtgaccagtttttttttttcattttttttagagCCGAGTCTAATTATAGTCAAATAATGAACTGTGAATCCCTGAATCTATATCTGGCATCTGCAACATTTTATTAGAGCTGAGTCTTATTATAGTCTTATTGTAGCATTACCAAAGTGAAATGTTATTTGAGTAAAGAGACGAAGAAAAAAGTATCTTGCGCAGAGcaacattttaaatatgttcatatatatacattcatctAATCCGTAGATACAACCTTGTGTTACTTGTCTTAATTggtttatactcgtatatgtttcATTAGCAAATATCGTTAGTTTATATACCATTCTTGTATTTCACTTTGCTATTGAAGATGTTAAGTGAAAAAAACAAGGACAATCGGCAAGAAAAGAAGATGGTGCAAGTAActggaaaaaaaagttatgcTCGAGTTCGTGAAGATCTAAAGGTAATCGTATGAGATAATGCAATTGTTAATGTAGCATGTCGATATCCATTGTTAATACTCATCTTCTTTTTAATTGAACAGGCATCTTTGAGACGAGATCCAAGTCGGATGGAAATGTTTGAGTCATGTTTCTCCAAAGGTGGAACTACCAAAAATGCAGAAGCTTCAAATGCAATTGTAAGTAATATATGcttatttatacttatatatatcttttctatatgtttttgatgatgttaaaatatatatcttattctTGAATGTGCTAAATTACTATCATGATTAATTCATgcatatttttcttattttatttgaaagCTTTTGAGGAATTTATATTACTGTGATTAATACAGGCTCAAATGAAACAAATTAAATCTAATCTTCCCGAGGGTTCCAACGATAAGCCTGGACCAGATGATGTGTTTTCTAAAGTCATGGGTAAAGATCGCAACGGTGATGCGGTCATGTATGGTTTGGGTGTTCGTGCTTCTGATGTTGGGGGGTACTACCAAGTCGTTCCGCATGTCATAGAGAAAATATCCAATTGAAGGCTCAATGTGAAGAACTTACTAGTAAAGTGGTCCAGTTACGAGCCCAAGCAAAGGTGAATGAGTCGATGGATGGTTCCAGTGTTCCGCCTTCCGCATCACATTGCCCTATTGCAACCAATGGACCTCCACGTTTACGGCTatgtttcttttcattaatGTTCTGCCTTTTACATGAATTGATAGATTACAATTGAAACGGTAGACATAAACCCCTATCATAATAGTACTACTGGATGAATGTTCACTGAATTAACTTTACAGGATTGTTCTTGCCTAGATAGTAGTTTAT encodes:
- the LOC122584272 gene encoding uncharacterized protein LOC122584272; protein product: MDTSWISLPRSTIEYKRRLDEFLDYIFYIEGKNGQISCPCIDCGNQIWVDREEARTHLLCEGFIKGYTIFPLNSKPCDTPMLDAEDDMQGLVHDAFHGFGENRLESKIETQNEGRIMPNTTTKKFYEVLEDAKKELYPGCKKFSVLSFIIRLYHGKCVGKCSDKGFSLMLDTVREAFPDASIPKSLYEVRKIIRELGLSYDKIDACPNDCMLYWKENINKTKCDTCHTSRYKTSEDSKDESTTPSSEKKIAAKVLRYFPLIPRLQRLFMSSKTAAYMRWHEESRTKDGYLRYPADTPAWKTFDFKYPDFACESRNVRLGLATDGFNPYRTMSVSHSTWHVVLMPYNLPPWMCMQQPYFFLSLLIPGPSAPGNNIDVYMEPLVAELKELWDINGVETYDASKNSNFQMRASLLWTISDFPAYANLSGWSTKGELSCPSCHRHTKAQRLTHSKKYCFMGHRRYLSCDHYFRKDKKSFDGTEEQERQPRGLTGSEVLDELHGFEIKFGKLVKSNPNLPFNWKKRSIFFELPYWKDNLLRHNLDVMHIEKNVCDNII